Proteins from one Planctomyces sp. SH-PL62 genomic window:
- a CDS encoding amidase: MSRKSVDPEEGPRGETRLRRRAVLQGLAALGFAGPVVRRALAAQAVDKGAVSPEMVRQAEWIAGVEFTDAERAEVAESVAYSLRRFEALRKVEIGYDVLPAIQFNPAPGLAPGATVERNRAVPIATTPIERPADEEELAFLPVSRLAELVRSRKLTSVELTKLYLGRLKRFDPLLKCVVTLTEDLALRQAAEADAEIAAGRHRGPLHGIPWGAKDLIAHPGYPTTWGVPQFKDRVIDVKATVAARLEEAGAVLVAKLSMGALAMGDRWHGGMTRSPWDPRRGSSGSSAGSASAAAAGLVGFAIGSETLGSIISPCRACGAAGLRPTFGRVSRHGCMSLSWTMDKIGPIARSVEDCALILDAIHGRDGLDPTAVDRPFAWPPAGDVGKIRIGVPSIDGKPADDRAEVRTLRALGFEMVPIDLPTDYPPWAVSLMLSTEAAAVFDELTRTHVSEGLNEWPETFRVGQLTPAVEYLRAARVRTLLMQAMDRVFDKVDVFLGWGGVDLTITNLTGHPSVIFPATLRDREGRPAPTTITLTGRLHDESTLLAVALACEAAVADPGRRPPLEAYLAAEAPRATS; encoded by the coding sequence ATGAGCCGGAAGAGCGTCGATCCCGAGGAGGGACCGCGCGGCGAGACGCGTCTGCGCCGCCGCGCGGTGTTGCAGGGGTTGGCGGCCCTCGGCTTCGCCGGTCCCGTCGTCCGACGCGCCCTGGCCGCGCAGGCTGTCGACAAGGGGGCCGTCTCCCCGGAGATGGTACGCCAGGCCGAGTGGATCGCCGGCGTCGAGTTCACCGACGCCGAGCGCGCCGAAGTGGCCGAGTCGGTCGCTTACAGCCTCCGCCGATTCGAAGCCTTGCGCAAGGTCGAGATCGGCTACGACGTCCTCCCGGCGATCCAGTTCAACCCCGCGCCGGGCCTCGCGCCGGGCGCGACCGTGGAACGCAACCGGGCCGTCCCGATCGCGACGACGCCGATCGAGCGCCCCGCCGACGAGGAGGAACTGGCGTTCCTGCCGGTCTCGCGCCTGGCCGAACTCGTGCGGTCCCGCAAGCTGACCTCGGTCGAGCTGACGAAGCTCTACCTGGGCCGTCTCAAGCGGTTCGATCCGCTCCTGAAATGCGTCGTGACGCTCACCGAGGATCTGGCGCTCCGGCAGGCGGCCGAGGCCGACGCCGAGATCGCCGCCGGTCGCCATCGCGGCCCGTTGCACGGCATTCCCTGGGGGGCGAAGGACCTCATCGCCCATCCCGGCTATCCGACCACCTGGGGCGTTCCGCAGTTCAAGGACCGCGTGATCGACGTCAAGGCGACGGTCGCGGCGCGCCTGGAGGAGGCCGGCGCCGTCCTCGTGGCCAAGCTCAGCATGGGCGCCCTGGCGATGGGCGACCGCTGGCACGGCGGCATGACCCGGAGCCCCTGGGACCCGCGCCGGGGATCGAGCGGGTCGTCGGCCGGGTCGGCCTCGGCGGCGGCGGCCGGGCTCGTCGGCTTCGCGATCGGCAGCGAGACCCTGGGGAGCATCATCTCCCCTTGCCGGGCCTGCGGCGCGGCGGGCCTGCGCCCGACCTTCGGCCGGGTGAGCCGCCACGGCTGCATGTCGCTGTCATGGACGATGGACAAGATCGGCCCCATCGCCCGGTCGGTCGAGGACTGCGCGTTGATCCTGGACGCGATCCACGGCCGCGACGGCCTGGACCCGACCGCCGTCGACAGGCCGTTCGCCTGGCCTCCCGCCGGCGATGTGGGAAAGATTCGGATCGGCGTCCCGTCGATCGACGGCAAGCCCGCGGACGATCGCGCCGAGGTGAGGACGCTCCGGGCCCTGGGCTTCGAGATGGTCCCCATCGACCTGCCGACGGACTATCCGCCCTGGGCCGTCTCGCTGATGTTGAGCACCGAGGCCGCCGCCGTGTTCGACGAATTGACGAGAACTCATGTGAGCGAGGGCCTCAACGAGTGGCCCGAGACGTTCCGCGTCGGCCAGCTCACCCCGGCCGTCGAGTACCTCCGCGCCGCGAGGGTTCGAACGCTGCTGATGCAGGCGATGGACCGGGTCTTCGATAAGGTCGACGTGTTCCTCGGATGGGGGGGCGTCGACCTGACGATCACCAACCTGACGGGCCACCCCTCGGTGATCTTCCCCGCCACCCTCCGCGACCGCGAAGGCCGCCCCGCCCCCACCACCATCACCCTGACCGGCCGCCTCCACGACGAGTCCACTTTGCTCGCCGTGGCGCTCGCCTGCGAGGCCGCGGTGGCCGATCCCGGCCGACGCCCTCCGCTGGAAGCCTACCTGGCCGCCGAGGCCCCTCGCGCGACCTCCTGA
- a CDS encoding bifunctional YncE family protein/alkaline phosphatase family protein has protein sequence MMRRMIRLAACLGLVGSAATVVGQVAPEKPTRAEEVVWPGVKSTGSVLLPNGWSLKPAGGQTPLGDFPILLAEHPSQPVLAVLHAGYGEHEAVTLDAATRRVIGRAAVPQTYGGMAWSADGAKLFVGGGFDGVVYAFDHADGLLSNRRTLALHGSAAAAEGDATTPLPRSRRGAEEAKSAVAGLAPSKDGASLWVADAFGHKVFQVDLNAGKAVAEIALPTDSYPYGLLLDESRGRLYVSLWGRAEVAVVETAGRKVVGSWKTEEHPNEMLAAKGGRFLFVANANRNTVSVFDAEAGRPLATIGTAIHPKAPSGGTPNSLATTPDESLLFVANANTNDVAVVNIADPARSAPLGFIPAGWYPTSVRTSRDGKSLWIVNGKGTSSRSNREGPVPGIATPSIREYIGGLMRGTLSTLPIPNPKQMAQYTKTVYECCPLAAEGSATASGPKPPAGNPIPGKVGDPSPIKYCVYIIKENRTYDQIFGDMPEGNGDAKLCLFPEEITPNHHALAREFVLLDNFYVDGEVSADGHEWTMGAYATDFVERTWPLGYRGDRRVPYPAEGKLEIAFPSGGYLWDKAREKGVSYRSYGEFVSKGADGVMTTKIESLKEHFDPHYPVYDLTVPDQKRADRFLVELKEFEEKGELPRLIVMRLPNDHTSGTRPGVPTVQAMVADNDLALGRVVEGLSRSKFWNEMAVFVVEDDAQNGSDHVDAHRTVALAISPYIKRKAVDSTMYSTSSMLRTMELILGLDPMSQFDAAARPMWAAFTEQPDAAPFQHVPARIDINQLNAADAPGAEASLKLDLDEEDKADDLVFNEIIWKAVRGADSVMPPPVRAAFVLPKPERDDDDD, from the coding sequence ATGATGCGACGAATGATCCGGCTGGCGGCCTGTCTGGGGCTCGTGGGAAGCGCGGCGACGGTCGTGGGGCAGGTCGCCCCCGAGAAACCGACGCGAGCGGAGGAGGTGGTGTGGCCGGGCGTGAAGTCCACGGGCTCCGTGCTGCTGCCGAACGGCTGGTCGCTGAAGCCGGCCGGAGGTCAGACGCCGCTCGGCGACTTCCCGATCCTGCTGGCCGAGCACCCCTCGCAACCGGTCCTGGCCGTGCTCCACGCCGGCTACGGCGAGCATGAGGCCGTCACCCTCGACGCCGCCACCCGGCGCGTGATCGGTCGCGCGGCGGTGCCGCAGACCTACGGCGGGATGGCCTGGTCGGCCGACGGTGCGAAGCTGTTCGTGGGGGGCGGGTTCGACGGGGTCGTCTACGCGTTCGACCACGCCGACGGATTGCTCTCGAACCGTCGCACGCTCGCCCTGCACGGGTCCGCCGCGGCCGCGGAAGGCGATGCGACCACCCCCCTGCCCCGCTCCCGACGCGGCGCCGAGGAGGCGAAAAGTGCGGTCGCAGGGCTTGCACCGTCGAAGGACGGCGCGTCGCTCTGGGTCGCGGACGCCTTCGGCCACAAGGTTTTTCAGGTCGACCTGAACGCCGGGAAGGCCGTCGCCGAGATCGCCCTGCCGACCGACAGCTATCCCTACGGCCTGTTGCTCGACGAATCGCGGGGCAGGCTTTACGTCAGCCTCTGGGGACGCGCCGAGGTCGCCGTCGTCGAGACGGCCGGGCGGAAGGTCGTCGGGTCGTGGAAGACGGAGGAGCACCCCAACGAGATGCTCGCCGCCAAGGGGGGGCGGTTCCTGTTCGTGGCCAACGCCAACCGCAACACGGTGAGCGTCTTCGACGCCGAGGCCGGGCGCCCGTTGGCGACGATCGGCACCGCGATCCACCCCAAGGCCCCGTCGGGCGGCACGCCGAACTCGCTGGCGACCACGCCCGACGAGTCGCTCCTGTTCGTGGCCAACGCCAACACCAACGACGTGGCGGTCGTCAACATCGCCGATCCGGCCCGCAGCGCCCCGCTGGGATTCATCCCCGCCGGCTGGTATCCGACCTCCGTGCGGACGTCTCGAGACGGGAAGTCGCTCTGGATCGTCAATGGCAAGGGGACCTCGTCCAGGTCCAATCGTGAAGGGCCCGTCCCGGGGATCGCGACCCCCTCGATCCGCGAGTACATCGGCGGCCTCATGAGGGGGACGCTCTCCACCCTCCCCATCCCCAACCCCAAGCAGATGGCGCAGTACACCAAGACCGTGTACGAATGCTGCCCGCTGGCCGCCGAAGGGTCGGCGACGGCGTCGGGCCCGAAGCCGCCGGCCGGCAACCCCATCCCCGGCAAGGTCGGAGACCCCTCGCCCATCAAGTACTGCGTCTACATCATCAAGGAGAACCGCACCTACGACCAGATCTTCGGCGACATGCCCGAGGGGAACGGCGATGCCAAGCTCTGCCTCTTCCCGGAGGAGATCACCCCGAACCATCACGCCCTGGCCCGCGAATTCGTCCTGCTCGACAACTTCTACGTCGACGGCGAGGTGAGCGCCGACGGCCATGAATGGACGATGGGCGCCTACGCGACGGACTTCGTCGAGCGGACCTGGCCGCTCGGCTATCGCGGCGACCGCCGGGTCCCCTACCCCGCCGAGGGCAAGCTCGAGATCGCCTTCCCCTCCGGCGGCTATCTCTGGGACAAGGCCAGGGAGAAGGGCGTGTCCTACCGCTCCTACGGCGAGTTCGTCTCCAAGGGCGCCGACGGAGTGATGACGACGAAGATCGAATCGCTCAAGGAGCATTTCGACCCGCACTACCCCGTATACGACCTCACGGTCCCCGACCAGAAGCGGGCCGACCGGTTCCTGGTCGAGTTGAAGGAGTTCGAGGAGAAGGGGGAATTGCCCCGCCTGATCGTGATGCGCCTGCCGAACGATCACACCTCGGGCACCCGCCCCGGCGTCCCGACCGTGCAGGCGATGGTCGCCGACAACGACCTGGCGCTCGGCCGGGTCGTCGAGGGCCTGAGCCGCTCGAAGTTCTGGAACGAGATGGCCGTGTTCGTGGTGGAGGACGACGCCCAGAACGGGTCGGACCACGTCGACGCCCACCGCACGGTGGCGCTGGCGATCAGCCCGTACATCAAGCGGAAGGCCGTGGACTCGACGATGTACTCCACCTCGTCTATGCTCCGCACCATGGAGCTGATCCTCGGCCTCGACCCGATGAGCCAGTTCGACGCCGCCGCCCGTCCGATGTGGGCCGCGTTCACCGAACAGCCCGACGCCGCCCCGTTCCAGCACGTCCCCGCGCGGATCGACATCAACCAGCTCAACGCCGCGGACGCCCCCGGCGCCGAGGCGTCGCTCAAGCTGGACCTCGACGAGGAAGACAAGGCCGACGACCTGGTCTTCAACGAGATCATCTGGAAGGCCGTCCGAGGGGCCGACTCCGTCATGCCGCCCCCCGTCCGCGCCGCCTTCGTCCTGCCCAAGCCCGAGCGTGACGACGACGACGATTGA